A portion of the Chromatiales bacterium genome contains these proteins:
- the grxD gene encoding Grx4 family monothiol glutaredoxin, protein MDVMDRIKQHVDENPVIIFMKGTPQFPMCGFSSRTAEALKQCGQEFAYVNVLADQEIFQNLPRFADWPTFPQVYINGELIGGCDITLELFERGELKKLVEEAAAKKQAS, encoded by the coding sequence GTGGACGTTATGGATCGCATCAAGCAGCACGTGGACGAGAATCCCGTGATCATCTTCATGAAGGGTACGCCCCAGTTCCCCATGTGCGGCTTCTCCAGCCGTACCGCCGAGGCGCTGAAGCAGTGCGGGCAGGAGTTCGCCTACGTGAACGTGCTGGCCGATCAGGAGATCTTCCAGAACCTGCCGCGCTTCGCCGACTGGCCGACCTTCCCGCAAGTCTACATCAACGGCGAGCTGATCGGTGGCTGCGACATCACGCTGGAGCTGTTCGAGCGTGGCGAGCTGAAGAAGCTGGTCGAGGAGGCCGCCGCGAAGAAGCAGGCCAGCTGA